GGTGTGGCAGTCTTAAAAATTCAGGGTGATGAAATTTGGACAATTGTGAATACCATGCAAGGAGATTCTCAAAGCTCTCCTTTTCTCGTCGATCGCCTGGGAGTAATTATCGCTCATCAAGACCCCTCTTTTTTGTACCATAGCCTCACTCCTCTATCTAAAAAAACACAGCAGCAAATCGCCAAAGATCGACGCTACGGGCAACAGCAAATTGAAAGTCTAGACCTGCCGAAATTAGCAGCAGCAATGGTTAGAGCGGAAGCAACAGGACACGCTAGTTACTATTCTCCTGCCGACGAGCAAACTCAACAAATGGTTGGTTTTACTCCTTTGACCGAGCAACCGTGGGTCTTGGGTGTCTATAAGCCAAAATCGCAATTTGTGTCTTCACTCATTACTATGATTTGGCGACAGAGTCGCAGTTTAATCTTGGTAGGAGCAATTGCCATCATTTTGGCTCTGCTGTTGGCACAAAGCATTGCTAGACCAATACGAGAACTTACAGAAGTATCTCAAGCATTAGAAAAAGATAGTTTTGCCTATGATAAATTAACTAAGTTTGCCCGTTCGCGAGATGATATCGGTCAGTTAATGCGCGTCTTTATCAACATGGCGCGAGAAATAGAGGTACGAGAACAAAAGCTCAAACAACAGGTAGTACAGCTTAATTTTGAAATTGATGAGGTAAAAAAAGAACGTCAGGTAACAGCAGTTACAGACACAGAATACTTTCAGCAACTAAAGCAAAAAGCACAGCGACTCAGAAAGCGATCGCCCGTTAGTCGCCATAACGAAGCCGAATATTATCAACAATTACAGCAAAAGGCTCAAAGGATAAAGGGGACTAAGAGACTAGGAGACTAAAAGACAAATTACGGGCGAACGGCCGTTCGCCTCTAACGAACCATGTCTTCAGACGAATTATTTTCTCGCCAAGAAGCATTAGCAGGATTTACGGTTGTGTCGCAAAAAGTGATAGTTTAGGAA
Above is a window of Coleofasciculaceae cyanobacterium DNA encoding:
- a CDS encoding cache domain-containing protein; the protein is MKRIHRLFYPPAWSIAAKVSAALLAAALIPMSFNAYYNLQESIEGAVESEYRQLELLSTSIASRLDQLIINLQPVVVQVSTEPSVVSFLSLTATEQQKGDNVAIQQTLDNIFRSNPDYDAVYVMNQKGRCLAASDPTFIGQNYSFREYFKAAIQGNPYVSSILIGTTSSRPGIYFSHPVHSEEGKIIGVAVLKIQGDEIWTIVNTMQGDSQSSPFLVDRLGVIIAHQDPSFLYHSLTPLSKKTQQQIAKDRRYGQQQIESLDLPKLAAAMVRAEATGHASYYSPADEQTQQMVGFTPLTEQPWVLGVYKPKSQFVSSLITMIWRQSRSLILVGAIAIILALLLAQSIARPIRELTEVSQALEKDSFAYDKLTKFARSRDDIGQLMRVFINMAREIEVREQKLKQQVVQLNFEIDEVKKERQVTAVTDTEYFQQLKQKAQRLRKRSPVSRHNEAEYYQQLQQKAQRIKGTKRLGD